The following DNA comes from Cucumis sativus cultivar 9930 chromosome 7, Cucumber_9930_V3, whole genome shotgun sequence.
ctaaaacatataaatcaagttccaatgAACTATATTCAGTAAAGTTACAGATATCACTATATAGATTAAAACAATCTGGAAGAATGTGGTATAATCGTCTGAGTGgatattttttgaaagaataacaTCAAAATAATCGAATATGTCTTTGtgtttttataaagaaatcacACTAAGGATTTGCTATTGCAACTAAATATAATTGGAACTCTTAAAGAGCTTTTGAAAGCAATAAAATATCTTAAGAAAGAAATCGAgataaaaaatctcatataaacaaaaaaatttccttgTTGGCTTGCAAATTGAGTATTTAGCGTATGAGATAGTTGTTCATTAGTGATCAACTTATACATTCAagtttttaacatattttatatgaataaaacaaattcattaaatattcCAATGCAAGTTTGTTCTTTAGATCtaaagaaagatatatttCGACTTTGAGatgataatgaaaaagttATTAGTTTAGAAGAAGTACCATATCTCAATGCAATTGGTGCACTTATGTATCTTGTTAATAATACAagaccatatatatatatatattacatttttattatatttattagctAGATACAATTATCTCCAACAAAAGACATTGGATGGAATTAAGTATGTATTTCGTTATCTCTGACGAACAATTGataagaatttattttatttaaataaatcaaattttgttttagttgattttgCATATTCTAGATATTTATCTGATCCACCCAAAACTAGATCTTCAAACAGATTATTTATTCACATGTAAAGGAAATGCTATATTATGACGATCAATGAAACAAACAATGACAGCCACTTTCTCAAATCATGTTGAAATTCTTGCAATGCACAAAGCAAGTAAAAAATGTGTATGGCTAAGATTAATAACTTAGCACATTCATGGAACATGTGACTTGCCTTATAGTAAAAATCTTCAATCGATACTatacaaagacaacatgacCTATgtaactcaaataaaaaaaaaatattatattaaaggAGATAAAACAAAGGATATTTCATCAAAGCTTCTCTATACTCATgatcttgaagaaaatgacaacatcacaatacaacaaatttgtttgaaggATAACCTGATGGATGTACAATTTGGTTTTAAACAAGATACCCCATCATAATGCAACATTGAATCACTTTTTCACAACATGGACTTGACAACTATGGATTGGTCAAACAAGGTTGCACATTTGGTATTGCGCTAGGAGCTTTGATTTAGCAATTTGATAGGGATGTAACTCAAGAATACAACCACCGACATAATAATATTACGAGACTCTACATCACTCAATAGAGATCAGTTGTGGGTCATTTggtacatatttaaatattgtgtagttttactttaaattatatactaaattaaatattttctatttttttttacagttCACAGAGATCAAACAACAGTAGAGTTCATGATGTTGCAGATGATCTACAacaagtattttttatatatagatgcaataatatatagatacaataataatgagaGGTACATGAAGAAGATACATTATATGTACGATGTACCTATTGTATACCTCCATCAGTTCATAGAAAACGTGTTCAAGTGGAAGAAATTGAACTTGACAAAGTTTATCATAATGCTAAAGAAATGTTTCCTATGACATAGACAGAGAACTAAACTAGTCATAGTAGTCTGATGATGATGCCAACATTTGGTGTAGGATATTATGATTATGAGTTCGATACATGATATTATGATTCTTTGGTCCGTCCATCGTTTTCAGATGCCGATTCATCAACTTCATGCATGCATATTATGTATGGAGTTGTTATTATATCGAATGCACGATTTtaggaaaagataaaattataaattgaaattttggagatatttcaactaaacattcaaattcaaataataaaataaatattcatgaacattgaattataaatatgaaattgtatattatgtatgatataataaaaggTTACTAAATGTTAACCAAACCTTGTGAAAGGTACAATGACTACATTATATTATCGATCATTATATggatagaaaaaataataaaaattaaatagctattagtatatatattatgaattatataaataaatttttaaatagttgatttgaaacctACAAACTCAAAAATCTGGTATAAAAcgttattaaaaattaactaaatcactatatgaatttttttgtatttgcatgatataataaaatgttactaagAATTAACCAAACCTTATTGGATGTATAATGAAggaattatattatcaatcattttatggATAGTAAAAAGAGTGTGaattaaatagttattattatatatattaataaaaataaattgctAAACATTGATTTAAAGcctataaattcaaaaatctGGTATAAATTGAGGACATAAATCTAGAAGATGTTGATTAAATGAGATCaatcttgaaaataaatatttatttaatatttttataaaactaaatatatgCAAATACACTGTATTCGTAAATATgtgttatatttcattattttaccATGCACAAATACACTGTATctgaaaaaaatgagtttcaGTCTATGAATGGGTAAAATCGAtagaaaaatgagttttattCCATGAAGAGATAAAATCGATTGAAAAATTGTAAGAAATGTATCTAGTTCAGACACTTTtgctaataattaaattattttttagatttactatttttcaaattgtacttcattattttatcattctcACGGTTATCTCTAAATGAGTTGAGCTGagagacattctcaacccaactcaTATTTTCGGGTTGGATGGTTTGCCAACCCGAATTAAATTTCCAACCTAACCCGTAAAATATAGGTTGAGTTGTTAGGATGTATAAACTCTAAACTATACGTGctaactaataaaaataaactaaaagagAATATCTGAAAAGCTATAAACTCTAAACTATATTTGTtgactaataaaaaaaacgttcacatttcacataaaaaaatataataaaaccatGTATGATATAAAACATTATGTTGAAAGTAAAACACAATACAAGCTAATTGGCTCTATAAGAACCAAAACATAACAAAGTACAACTACAACCATCAAGCAAAAGGTTGAATCCCTACTATAAGTTGTCTTCGAGAACACTACAATAAGACTTCAGGCTTTTGCTGTTCGCCTAAAGCCGTAACTTTGTTTTGGAATCACACTACTACCGTGCTAATCCAAATATAGATTTAGAGGATTCaaatcctctttttttttttgtctcctTGTtcgaaaaggaaaaagacGAAGAAGACAAGGAGACAAAGAACGAAGAAGAGATTTGAGAAGAGGGAGCCAGAGAAGATGAAGGAGTGCGTTGCGACTGCAAACATAGAAGACAAGGAACgaaggaaatgaagaagatgtgGAGAAGACAAGGACGAAAAAAATGAGGAGAACAAAGAACGAAGAAGTCGGGGATTGAGGAAAGCGGTGCATGTGcattgttttaaaacttaacCTATTcctctatattttattaaaaagttaaaaatatatatataatataaatataatctatatattattaatttgggtTGAATTGggttaaaccaaaattttcaattaacatGGGGAGggttgatttaatttaattaattaaaattaattgtttagtTAGATTAATTAAGGATTTTCAACGCAAGAtcattgttaaaatatatatatagaaaatcgATAATTTGTTTGGATAGAGTACGAatcaaaaagataaaataaaaaatgataaaaaggtCGGGTTGaagagggagaaaaagaaatgtagtCTAAATCTCTAAATAAACTTATTCGTAgaaatacaattaaaaaataagttaaaagagATCAAGAAACCAAATTGAGAAGATGATGAGGAAGAAATTGGCAGGATTTCCACGCGCAATTCGAGATTAGGgtttcttcctattttcttctGCAGTTCTTCCCTAATTGGGGCTTTCATCTCTGACTTTTAACTTCTCTTCCttactttgaaatttgtttcctTAGTGCTTTGATCCACTTTCTCATGCTGCCTGCCTTCTATTTctgaatttgaatgaatatttaGAGCAGGTCGTTGAAGAAGGCATATATGGACGAAGGAGAGGGTGGGTTCGGTGAGGGTGTGGATCAGATTGATCAGTTCCATCGGAACGAGGCCATTTCGGCCGTTGCTGATGATGGTTTCTTGGGCGAAGATGAGGATGAATACGAGGACCTGTATAACGATGTTAATGTTGGGGAGGGGTTCCTTCAGTCGTTGAGGAAGAGCGATGATTTGGGATTCAAGAGGGAGGAGGAACCCAAGATGGAGCCTCCTGCACCTGTACCACCCAGTTCCGGTGCTTCCATACCTGGTATTGGTGGAGGTGCGACTGAAGTTACTGGTTTAGGAGATGCCGGTGGGCGTACTGTTTCGGAGAGAGTAACAGAGGGTTACAATCAGATTCCAGATTTAAGAACGAATGAGATGGCTATCAGAGGTGGGGTGGGATCGGGGCCGCCTGTAGGCACCGGAGTTGGGATCAGAGTTGAATTAGGGCAAGGGAGCAAAGCCATCGAGTTGGAGGAGCGAAGTAGTAATAACGTAGCTGGGCATCAGGCTCCGCAACAGCAACAGCAACAGCAACAGCAACAGCAACAGCAACAGCAACAGCAACAGCAACAGCAACAGCCACAGCCACAGCCGCAGCCGCAGCCACAGCCACAGCCGCAGCACCATCACCAACCACCTCAGAGCGGAGTCTTAGGAAATCCTGGGAGTGTAGAAAATGAAGGTTTGCTAAGGCAAGGTGGTGGAGTTAATGTCAATGGGGTTGGTGGAAACGGGTTCGCTAATATCGGGAGTGCAGGGGGAGGTGGCGGTGgaacaattttgtttgttggggATTTACATTGGTGGACTACAGATGCGGAGCTTGAGGTGGAACTCTGTAAGTATGGTCCGTTGAAGGAGGTCAAGTTTTATGACGAGAAAGCCAGTGGAAAATCAAAAGGCTACTGCCAGGTTGAGTTTTATGATTCTTCTGCTGCCACAGCTTGCAAGGAGGGAATGAATGGGCATATTTTTAATGGACGTCCCTGTGTAGTTGCATATGCATCACCGTTTAGTGTTAAGAAAATGGGAGAAGCCCAAGTTAGCAGGAACCAACAGATAGCCCAAGCTACTAATCCTCAAGCAAGGAGAGCGCCTAATGAGGCTGTAGGTAAAATTGGTGGAAATAGTATTGCAACGGGTGGTAACTATCAAGGTGGTGATAACAATAGAGGTTCTGGGAGAGGTAACTGGGGAAGGAGTAATGCTCATGGAATGGGTGGTCGAGGACCAGCTGGCCCAATGAGGGGTAGGGGTGGTGGGATGGGTGGCAGAGGTATAATGGGAAATGGTGGAAATGGATTTGGCCAAGGAATTGGTGCTACCCCTCCTTTATTGCATCCCCAGTCAATGATGGGTCAAGGTTTTGATCCATCTTTTGGTGCACCCATGGGAAGAATGGGTACATATGGTGGTTTTCCTGGAGCCCCAGCTCCCCCTTTCTCTGGAATTTTGTCATCCTTTCCTCCTGTCGGGGGTGTTGGCCTTCCTGGTGTAGCTCCTCATGTGAACCCAGCATTTTTTGGAAGAGGTATGCCTATGAATGGAATGGGGATGATGCCAACATCGGGTGTTGATGGGCCTAATATGGGAATGTGGTCTGATCCTAGTATGGGTGGATGGGGCAGTGAAGAGCAAGGTGGAGGGAGAGCAGGTGAGTCTAGTTATGGAGAAGAAGCTGGTTCTGACCAGCATTATGGTGAAGGCAGTCATGAAAGAGGGCCATGGGCAAATTCTGCGAAGGAGAAAGATAGAGGCTCTGAAAGGGACTGGTCACAGTCTTCTGATAGAAGGTATCGAGATGATAGAGATGTCGGTTATGATAGAGAGAGatccaaagaaaaagatcCGGGACCTGACCATGACTGGCCAGATAGAAGGCCTCGTGAAGATAGAGATATAGGGCGTGAAAGGGATAAAGAGAGGGATCGAGATAGGGATAGAGAACGATCCCGAGATTATGAGCGTGGCCATCATGAACGTGATCGTGAACGTGAAAGGGATCGTGACCGTGATAGGTACAAGGACGACAGGGACAGATATTCTGATCATCATAGGTACAGAGACCGGGAACCAGAGCATGATGAGGATTGGGAAAGGGGACGGTCATCAAGGACTCATAGTCATAGCAAGTCCCGTTTAtcacaagaagaagaaagccgTTCAAGATCCAGGGATGCTGATTATGGGAAGAGGCGGAGGCTTACTTCGGAATAGTTGAACCAGTCAGTGTACATGCTTTAAACTCTATAGAGTATGGCTTTCCATGTTCATTTGGGTTCTCTCTGTGATGTTCTGGGCTCTTTGTTTCATCATTACCTTTTTGCCTATGCTGTTTATTGTCTGAACCTCAGCATGTGTCTTACCTACAGGAGCATGGTCTGATTTGGTGCAGAAAATAAGTAAGCTCAtacatttctttcattttaccaaattttcaatattaaattttggtagatttCCATGCTTCATTTGGTACAATAGTTATGTTCTAAGGTCTTTTAATATGGTCATGCTAATTGATGAACTTGTTCAATCAAAACCTACTCTATTGATGCTCTATtgaaatttcttctttcctataaaaaattattgcaGAAATGGTAGATTTTTGGTCCTTAGAATTATAACTGTTTATTTTATCACCGTAGTTGTACCTTCTATTGTTGTCATTTTTCACCATTAGTTTTGTGTTTCCATTTCATAGTCATGAAGGTTATAGCGTTTTTTGATGTGCTATATTAAGTCACTAAAGATATGGACCCATTAACACTTACATTTTcgaaaaaatagttaaagaaTTAGGCATAGACATGAATAGGAACTTTGGGCACTTCTATtggaatttttaaattatttttttcatacttttgtttttaatatttttcacattaaatttaaaagtatgtttactttataatatttagttttgaaaggTTAGTTCGAagatatgataaaatattcCATACTTTAGGAGGttggaaaaagataaaaggttAATATAGTTCTGTTCCAGGAAGTTCGTAATTATCTCTCTAAAGTTGTAGAAGTACAAGATTAGACTGATTAGTTTCTTCAATTATAATAAGTTCTAGAGGCGCAATCAATTTGGTTTGTCTTGGTTTGATTGCTGAACTGAAGCTGAATGCCAAAACCACAAAGTACAAAGCATAACAGAAAAGCAGAGCTGAAACGCCACTGATGACTAATTGAACTGCCCTTGAACCTATCAACCGATGGTTTAGTTGGTTTGATCTGGCAGTTTGCCATTTAGCTTAATCCATCTGGGCTTAGGTTGCTACCACTAAGTTCGGTGTAATACAGAGATGTCAACATTGGGCTCGTGCTGCTGAGGGTGTAATCCATGCAAGCGTTGGCCTTGGAATGCTGAGATTGTTGGAATAATCTACTTAAAAGTTTGATGTAATTCTCACGTTAATCTGtcctaaataaaacattttaagttaatttttttagatgatCGATGTCAAATGAGGCTCTCTAATCTCAGTTGTCAGTGACTATCTACATAgatttttgttgcttttatatatgttgataTACTAACTATAAATAGGAGAGGACGCCATTAACCTTGTTTCTGATTGGAAGTGCCCCTCGTTTTCTGTTGTTTTGTAGCTTAAAAGGGCATTTGATAGTGAAGATTTGATTCAGCGGAACAAAAGTTGGTTCGGGGACAACAACCAGGGACCTTTAAATTATCGTCTGCATAGAGAGAACCCATGCATGACAATGCCTTCTCGCTCTATTAATTTGATAAAGAGACTTCTTGGTTTAAACAGTTCTCACATTTCTTTTGAATGGTGTTTCTTCTTGACTTCTTGGCACTTGATGACATTGATATTCTTGGTTGTAATGGCTTTAAAATATTGCTGGAGTCTCAGTCATGTCTGAATGTTATCGGACATGTAATAGCTTACTATGTTGTTAGAGTAACTTAGCCTGGAGGATGTTGTGTTGTGCGTTATTCTGTTTTATAAGTTGTTGTATCATATATCCGCACcacttttctttcctttttttgttttctttgatacCACACCTTAGCCATTGTACTGTGAAGAATGTAGAGCTAACCCATTCTTTTAGAGCTTTCTCTACCCTTCGGAGGTTGTATGTATTCTCATACTTGTATGTATCTGTTACCAATTCACTAGATGTAGTTCCATTGGTTGTATGTACTAAATTCTTGTATGTACACGTCCTCAAATGACTAGATGCAGTTTCAGAGGATGTATATAACACTATACTTGTATGTACGTGTTACCAATTGATCAGATGTAGTTCCTACAGGTTGCTTATACCCATACTTGTATGCACCTGTTTACCAATTGAGTAGATGTTGTTTCATTGGTTGTATGTACTCGATTCTTTTATGTACATGTTCTCTAATGACTTGTAGTTTCAGAGATTGTATACAACACTATACTTGTATGTACCTGTTACCAATTCCCGTAGAGTTGTAGTCAAGAATATCAATTCAAGGAAAGCTGTTTTGTTGCTTCGTTCTTTTTGGGAACATTGTTTGGTTATTTGGCAGGTTTTTTTGTTCCATTCTTTATGGAATTATGCTTCCTAAATCTTAATAATGTGTACTATTTCATGATTTTCCGTAAAGTAATCAAGTTGCGTTAAAGATTATCAAGTAACTATGTATACACAAGGGTGTTTGTCTTGTgaatttcttgaatatttgtgTTGGGATATTTGTTTAGCAGGAAGTATAATTTTAACATGCAATTACTTCTGTTCAATTATGGGtgtttatcatatatatttggcTGCATTGATATGAACGGGGAGTGTTTATaacatttctcaaattgaattCTTGTGTATGCAACTCTCATATCTAGAACTacattgattttctctttgcATACTATTTTCATGTCTGCACTATTGTTCTCTAAGGTCGCTACCTATGTTGTACGTTACGCTTGTTAGTTTCATACTATTTTCATAAGTCTGCTATTCTTCTCTAAGTCGCTACCTATATTGTACGTTATGCTTGTTTGggtttacttttatttaacaaGTAATTTCTTTAGTTCTGTTATGATGGGAATCTAAATAAtcataacattttgaaactaagaGAACATCCGACCACACAAATCTccataaaaatttcaacttattaatttaaattcataataaataataaaatccatcAAACGCCCTAGCAATAAGATGTCTAGCCACTAATGTTTGCCAAATACAAACCTTCATACAACTTCAACAGCATGATAAAGTgaggagaagaaatggaataaGAAAACTCTAATATCTTGGCGTTCTCCCATCTTTGGATTCTACCCAAATTGGTTCCCTCACCCTCACCGTCTGTAAGTTTTAGGGCTCTAAATTATTTCTCAAGGTGTTGATCAGTCTccaaatataaagaaaaacgaTTGATTGATTACCAAGTTCTTACttagaatacaaaaaattcaaatttggaatATTGCTTTGCACTGCTTCTCACTATCAGGGCCCTCGCACATTGTCCTTTATTGTAGCATTGCATCATGCTACGATACAGCACAACGGTGATGCTCGATTTTTTTAGTGATTTGATGTTTCTTTGACTTTTTTAGGGTAGATTTGGTCCAATTTGGTTATTTCGAATTTCAAAACTCATTTTCTTGACAATTATGACTCTATTAGAAATAAAGgcgatttttaaaaatagaaaaattggacaaactatttacggctcatagaaatattttaaccCAAGCCCAAAACAGATGGTGAATTACCGAAAAATCCCCTCAAAACCTAAATTTTCATACAATAATCAGggcaattttttctttcttgttcttcCCATTGTTAGTTTCTCTATTGCACTTTGTTCACGAAGAGTATTCGATTCCACTTGCCACTTGAATAAGCTTCTCTTTCTTATCCCTTGCCAGAAGTTTCGACACTAGTAGTCGATCGGAGAACCTACTCACAAGTGTTCGATCTCACCTATCGCCTTTATTTTTCTACCGCACCTCTTGTAGATGGGGCAAATAATAAGAAGCTTGAGCTAAAAAGATATCTTTCTACTCACAGATGTATGATCTACAAAGTTTTGAACAAGAGGCTAAAAAGATAGAAATTGATACCTTTCTGTCAGTTCTATTAGTGATACAAACTAATATCTATTTGtattaaagtttatatatcACACGTTGTGAAGCTTGACTTGACTTTCCTTGacttgaaaagagagacaaaaatTGACTTAACTTGAAAAGAGAGAGGTTAAGTGAGTGGATTAGAAGCTACCATTAAAAAGAATGATCAAGAGTGGATTTTTGGTCTTGTTGGTTCAATACGGTTGAGAGTGTATTAGCCCACTTCTTatgtacaaataattaaaaatagaagaattaaTAGTATGTAATTGATACACATAGTTTTTTCTATTGGACTCTCTCAGTTCTATTACTGATAGAGAATTATCACTTTTTATCCGTGATAGACACTGATAGAAAATTATCAGtttctatcaacgatagaaaCTCGTATCAATGTGTATGGATTCAATTCTATAggatttaatttgaaaaatatacatgGAGTTTCAATGTGGTAActctattgaaaaaaataaacgaagatcaaaatagaaataatggaagaagaagtcgaaagaaatcaaaagaagaagTCGCCGAAAAAAAACGAAGGAGATAGCAAATATTTGAGTAACTATGCCAGGGGtatttttggaataaaataaaattaatatatgtcCTCAATTTTATACATGATGTGaatacttttcattttcttctatttaggTAAATTGCCGTTGAAAtaacttaagaaaaaatgtttttcaaaaatgcattttcatttaaacatttttttctaagaacttcttaaataaaaaacatatacgtgtttgacaattttcttttcaaaagtgttTTTGAGTCAAGtttgtttgcttttttgtattttttttattaattttaaattataatataaaatttgttcatGGATGACCAAACGGTTGTTGGAAGTTGGTCATCGGTGGTCACATGAAACAATCACTAGGGACATTGGTCGAAGGTGGTCAATGGAGATTGCTAAAAAATGATGACTAGAAGTTGCGAGTATTGGTCATTAAAGGTTGGTTGGCAGCTTGTCGAGAGAATGGTTGCTTGAAGTTGGCTATTAGCAATGGGAGATGGTAGGCAACAATggtaaaaaattagtaaaggAAAGTTGGTGGGCTATAGTCATTGAAAAATGGGGATCGGAGGAAAGTCAATGATGGTCACTAGAAAACGATGACATGTGGTTAACCGAAGACaatcaataaaaaacaattgttgAAAGTTGGTAGAggacaattataaaaaaaacgatCGTTGAAGGTTGATTGGCAGCGATTGCGAGAAAAAGGTAGACGAATGTTGACTGCCAATGGTTGGCAAAAATCAATTGTTAGAAAGGCAATGACCAGAAGTTCATCAACAACAGTCGATGATGGTTGATGGCATGCTAGCGACGGTCaccaaaaaatggttattgAAAAATGTCTAGAAAATTGATTGACAATAGTTACTAGAAAGGAGTCGTTAGAAAACAATAGTAGTTAATTTAACACCCTGCTTATTCAAGAGAACTTGTTTACTAACTAAACTATTTGACAGTCTTCGATTGCTTGTATGTTcaaattaagagaaaatgttaaattgcaaaaaccacTCATAAAGTATTATGGTAGTTTGAATCACACcctcaaacttttaataataacaattaggTCCCTAAACTTCtaaaagtgttaaaattgGACCCTCAAGTTTACAGTAATTATACAAATTGGacctatcaatgataaaaatcgaatcatcaaacatata
Coding sequences within:
- the LOC101212739 gene encoding cleavage and polyadenylation specificity factor subunit CG7185, yielding MDEGEGGFGEGVDQIDQFHRNEAISAVADDGFLGEDEDEYEDLYNDVNVGEGFLQSLRKSDDLGFKREEEPKMEPPAPVPPSSGASIPGIGGGATEVTGLGDAGGRTVSERVTEGYNQIPDLRTNEMAIRGGVGSGPPVGTGVGIRVELGQGSKAIELEERSSNNVAGHQAPQQQQQQQQQQQQQQQQQQQQQQPQPQPQPQPQPQPQHHHQPPQSGVLGNPGSVENEGLLRQGGGVNVNGVGGNGFANIGSAGGGGGGTILFVGDLHWWTTDAELEVELCKYGPLKEVKFYDEKASGKSKGYCQVEFYDSSAATACKEGMNGHIFNGRPCVVAYASPFSVKKMGEAQVSRNQQIAQATNPQARRAPNEAVGKIGGNSIATGGNYQGGDNNRGSGRGNWGRSNAHGMGGRGPAGPMRGRGGGMGGRGIMGNGGNGFGQGIGATPPLLHPQSMMGQGFDPSFGAPMGRMGTYGGFPGAPAPPFSGILSSFPPVGGVGLPGVAPHVNPAFFGRGMPMNGMGMMPTSGVDGPNMGMWSDPSMGGWGSEEQGGGRAGESSYGEEAGSDQHYGEGSHERGPWANSAKEKDRGSERDWSQSSDRRYRDDRDVGYDRERSKEKDPGPDHDWPDRRPREDRDIGRERDKERDRDRDRERSRDYERGHHERDRERERDRDRDRYKDDRDRYSDHHRYRDREPEHDEDWERGRSSRTHSHSKSRLSQEEESRSRSRDADYGKRRRLTSE